One window of the Fibrobacter sp. UWP2 genome contains the following:
- a CDS encoding response regulator transcription factor, whose product MAQNTSSTSILIIEDEIAIAEGLVDLCELNGYSVKHVADGESGLTEALSGQYGLVLLDLMLPGMDGFTVCDKIREKDRSLPIIILSAKNADEDIINGLKFGADDYIPKPFSVPMLLARIEAVLRRSRQSLENEGKLAAGNLRVNFREYTGTRGKEELAFTRKEIEILEYLWNNRDHAVPRAELLRKVWGYENAESVDTRTVDIHITKLRKKIEDDPAHPKLLVTFRGEGYQMRSAPECAKST is encoded by the coding sequence ATGGCACAAAACACTAGCAGCACTAGCATTCTCATTATCGAAGACGAAATCGCCATTGCCGAAGGTCTCGTGGACCTCTGCGAACTGAATGGTTACTCTGTCAAACACGTGGCCGATGGCGAGAGCGGCCTTACCGAAGCGCTCTCCGGTCAATACGGCCTTGTTCTCCTTGACTTGATGCTCCCGGGCATGGACGGCTTTACCGTTTGCGACAAGATTCGCGAAAAAGACAGAAGCCTCCCCATCATCATCCTCTCGGCCAAGAATGCCGACGAAGACATTATCAACGGTCTCAAGTTCGGCGCCGACGACTACATCCCGAAGCCGTTCTCCGTGCCCATGCTCCTCGCCCGCATCGAGGCTGTGCTCCGCCGTAGCCGCCAGTCCCTCGAGAACGAGGGCAAACTCGCCGCAGGCAATCTCCGCGTGAACTTCCGCGAATACACCGGCACCCGCGGTAAAGAAGAACTCGCTTTCACTCGCAAGGAGATTGAAATCCTCGAATACCTGTGGAACAACCGTGACCACGCCGTACCGCGCGCCGAACTGCTCCGCAAGGTCTGGGGTTACGAGAATGCCGAATCGGTCGACACCCGTACCGTTGACATCCACATCACCAAGCTCCGCAAGAAGATCGAAGACGATCCTGCGCACCCGAAGCTCTTGGTCACGTTCCGTGGCGAAGGCTACCAGATGCGTTCCGCACCTGAATGCGCAAAATCCACCTAA